CCAGTCTAGGTGGTAGTCAGCTTTTTGAATCAGCGGTGCATAAGTGGCTTCGTCATCATCCTGGGCGATCGCCTTTAGGGTGCCGGCATCTAAACCCAGTAGCGTCTCGATCAGCAGATCAGCCGTCAGGTGGGAAAGGCGATCGCCTACCTCTGCAGCGGTATCCCACCAATGGATCGGCGTAGTAGCTTTCAGCAACATCGCGCCCGTATCCATCCCCACATCCATCTGCATGGTGGTAATGCCCGTTTCCAGTTCTCCCTGCACCAAACTCCACTGGATAGGCGCAGCACCGCGATAGTGGGGCAGGAGGGAGCCATGCCCATTGATACATCCCAAGCGAGGCATGGCTAGGATCTCCGGCGATAGCAGTTGCCCATAGGCCACCACCACAAAAGCATCGGCCGTAAGGGCCGCTAGTTCGCCTAGGGTTTGGGAATCTTTTTTAAGCCGGCGGGGTTGCCAAACCGGGAGCTGATTGTCCACTGCTAGTACTTTGACGGGAGAGGGGGAAAGACTCTTGCCCCGACCTCGGCGCTTATCAGGCTGGGTAACGACGCCACACACTTGAATGTCAGGATGCTGAAGGAGGCGCGCTAGGCTAGGTACTGCAAAGTGAGGCGTACCAAAAAACACGATCTTCATGGGCGGGGATCAATGGTGATTTCAACGCGACGATTGCGCTGCTGGGCGGAGCGATCGGTGGACAGGATTAGAGGACGGCTGGAACCATAGCCGATCGCCACCAGGCGATAGCTAGGGCCAAGCTGGGGCGCTAAGACATCACGAATCTGTTGCGATCGCGCAAAGGATAGCGGCAGCCCATCCGTGCTGTCTGGGGTAGGAGCGGTGTGAACGCCGATGCGGATCGTAGCCGTGGGATAGGTTTGCAGCTCCGTGGCAATATCATCGAGCAACGTTTCGGCCCCATCGACCAATCGTGCGTCATTGGTCTGAAATAGAGCATCGCTCGGGAGAGTAACCCGCAGGGTGTCTGGAGAGAGGCTAGGGGTAGATGTCGTGGAGATCGGAGCAGCCTCTGTCTCTGAAGCCCTTGCCGGAGGATCAGCCGGCTGTTCGGCCGGCTCGTCTACATCAGCCGTCTCATCTAAACCAGCCGTTTCATCCGACGAAGACTCAGAACTAGCAGGATCTAGCCGACGTTCGAGGCGGCGCAGTCGCTCTTCCACAGGCCCCGACTGGGGGGCTCCATCTAGCTGTACTTCCAAGTCTTGGAGGCGATCGCCAATGGCCTCTACTTCAGTT
The sequence above is a segment of the Candidatus Obscuribacterales bacterium genome. Coding sequences within it:
- the fmt gene encoding methionyl-tRNA formyltransferase; this encodes MKIVFFGTPHFAVPSLARLLQHPDIQVCGVVTQPDKRRGRGKSLSPSPVKVLAVDNQLPVWQPRRLKKDSQTLGELAALTADAFVVVAYGQLLSPEILAMPRLGCINGHGSLLPHYRGAAPIQWSLVQGELETGITTMQMDVGMDTGAMLLKATTPIHWWDTAAEVGDRLSHLTADLLIETLLGLDAGTLKAIAQDDDEATYAPLIQKADYHLDWSKSAIALHNQIRGFFPNCVTEFRDQPLKILRTIPIPLPSDDMPDEFADLLSQIASLDIAAASQTSQPGDIVAILKKNGPIVQTGAGWLLLYQVQPAGKKPQSGWDFANGARVQQGDRCLSRDLTKD
- a CDS encoding OmpA family protein; translated protein: MVPSSQPPHDTPPSAPARSPGLLYGLLVLIFRLLLLGVGGSLAVLVGIGVALWRPGAIPERPMLEVLFRQVSAWRSGEWYAPVEPESTLLPAIPRLESLPDSSDTGVEPDSEETETSEEALQLDEAERAAVTTAVADLQTEVEAIGDRLQDLEVQLDGAPQSGPVEERLRRLERRLDPASSESSSDETAGLDETADVDEPAEQPADPPARASETEAAPISTTSTPSLSPDTLRVTLPSDALFQTNDARLVDGAETLLDDIATELQTYPTATIRIGVHTAPTPDSTDGLPLSFARSQQIRDVLAPQLGPSYRLVAIGYGSSRPLILSTDRSAQQRNRRVEITIDPRP